The genomic DNA CGATCGCGGCCACCGCGCCGTCGAGCACCCCCATGTCGAGCTGGCTGCGCACGCCCGAGACGGATGCGGCCGCGCTGCGCGAGATCTTGGCGACCACTTCGTCGGCCGCGTCGGCGATGTTCACGCGCCGATGCAGCGGCGAACCGCCGAGCGCGAGTTCCTGCGCGAGCGCGAGCTTGAATTCGCGCAGGCCCGCGAAGCCGAGATCGCGGCAGGTGCGCATGATGGTCGGCACCGAGCTGCGCGAGCGCTCGGCCAGCGCTTCGAAGCTTTCTTCCAGCACGCGGTCGGGGTCTTCGAGGATCAGGTCGAGGATGGCGCGCCGCGTCGAGGGCGCGTTGTTGCGCACCTCGGCCATCTTCTGGAGCAGGGACGATGTCATGAGCGGCCTGTTCAGAAATGCATCGACACCGCGTCGCTCACGCGGTAGTCGTCCTCGACGATCGGCATCCAGTGCCACTTGTCGAAGGTGGTGCACGGGTGCGAGATGCCGAAGCCCACACGCTCGCCGACCACCGGTGCCAGCGCATCGTCGGCCGCGTCCCAGCGCAGGTAGCCGTGCTGGTCGTTCAAGGCCGTGATCTCCCAGCTCGCCGGCACCACCGAGGCGGCGCGCGCGCCGCGCGCCGCGCGTGCGATCGGCACCGGCATCGAGAGGTCGAAGGAGACGTCGCGCTTGCCCATGGCGACGATCGCCAGAAACGGCTCGGGACAGGACTGCACCGTGGCCCAGACTTCCATCGCGGGGCGCAGGCTTTCGCCGGCCGCGCAGCCCAGGCGCGCATCGATCGATACCTGCAGCCGCTGGTAGGTGCCATGGTCGTGCGTCACGTAGCAGCCCGAGCGCAGCAGGCCGCGCACCGGCAGGCCGAGCGCCGGCTTCAGGCGCGCCGCGACCAGGTCGTACAGCGCCGAGCCGCCGGCCGACACCAGCACCTCGCTGCCTTCGAAAAGGCCGTGTGCCTCGCAGTGGCGCGCGACGGCTTCCACGCGGTCCATCAGCGTGTTCGTGTAGTCGGTGTCGGGGCGGCTCTCGCCGGTCGCGCCCTGCCCTTCGTAGCATTCGATGCCGGCCAGCCGGACCGCCGCGCTGGCATGCACCGCGGTGGCGAGCGCGATCGCTTCCTCGTGCGTGCGGCAGCCGGTGCGCGCGCCCGCGACGCCGATCTCCAGCATCACCTCGAACGGACGGCTGTCCGCATGGCGCGCAGCCCAGCCCTCGATCAGCGCGAGCTGCGCCGGCGAGTCGACCAGGAACACGATGCGCAGTCCCTCGTGCGCGCGCAGCAGCAGCTGGATGCCGGCCAGGTCCTCGTCGCTCACCACCTGGTTGGCGATCAGCGTGCGGCGAGCGCCGGCGGCGACGCCGACCGCGAGCTGCGTGACCGTCGCGAAGGTCAGGCCCCAGGCGCCGGTATCGAGCTGGCGCCTGAAGAGCTGCGGCGACATCGTGGTCTTGCCGTGCGGCGCGATGTCGATGCCCCATTGCCGCACGCGCGCCTGCATCCACGCGAGGTTGTGTTCCAGCGCCTCGCGCTTGAGCAATGCGAGCGGCAGCGGCAGGTCGCCGGCCAGCACGTTCCATCCGGCGGCGCCGATCTCGCTGCGCCGGCGCGGCGCCTGCGTGCGCGGGTAGCCCTTGAAGCCGGTGTCGAACACCGGATCGATGAGGTTGTCGTGTTCCATGGTCATGTCGATGCGATCTGAATCAGGTCCTTGCGGATGCAGGCGGAAAAATGGCCAGGCGCCAGCTCGTCGAGCGGCGGCACGGTTTGCGCGCAGGCTTCGATGGCATGCGGGCAGCGGGTGCGGAAGACGCAGCCCGAGGGCGGCGCCATCGGGCTCGGGATGTCTCCCTTCAATGCGACATGGTCGTTGGGCAGCAGCGGATCGGGCTTCGGGCTCGCGGCCAGCAGTGCCTGCGTGTAGGGATGCAGCGGGCGCTCGAACAGCTCGGCCGTGCTCGCCACTTCCATCACCTTGCCGAGGTACAGCACCACCACGCGGTCGCACAGGTATTCGACCACGTCGAGGTCGTGCGAGATGAAGAGCATGGTGAGCGACAGGCGCTCGCGCAGGTCGGCCAGCAGGTTGATGACCTGCGACTGGATCGAGACATCGAGCGCCGACAGCGGCTCGTCGGCGACGATGAACTCGGGCTCGACCGCGAGCGCGCGCGCGACGCCGATGCGCTGCCGCTGGCCACCCGAGAACTCGTGCGGAAAGCGGCTCGCATGCTCGGCGCGCAGGCCGACGGTCTCGAGCAGCTCGGCGATGCGGCGTTCGCGCGCGCCCCGCCCCTTGGCCAGGCCGTGCGTGGACAGCGCCTCGCCGAGGATCGCACTGATGCGCATCTTGGGATTCAGGCTCGCATACGGATCCTGGAAGATGATCTGCAGCTTGCTGCGCAGCTTGCGCATCTGGCCGCCCGAGAGCCTGCCGATGTCGTCGCCGCGATACAGCACTTCACCCTCGGTGCGCTCGACCAGGCGCAGCAGCGTGCGGCCGATGGTGCTCTTGCCCGAGCCCGATTCGCCGACCAGGCCGAGCGTCTCGCCGGCACGGATCGCGAACGAGACATCGTCGACGGCGCGCACCGGGCGCTCGCCGCTGCCGAAGTATTTCTTGAGGCCTCGGACCTCGATCAGCGGAACGGTCTGCATGGTTGGATCGCCTGCCATCAGGTTCATGCGGCGCGCGCCAGCGTGGCTGCAGCGGGCACGCGGATGCAGCGCGCCTGCCGGTCGGCCTGCGTGTCGATCAGCGGCGGTATCGCTTCGCGGCAGGCCGGGATCGCCTGGTCGCAGCGCGGCTCGAAGGCACAGCCCGGCGGCGGCGCGAGCGGGCTCGACACCTGGCCTCGGATCGCGAACAGGCGCTTCGGCCTCGGCTGGCCGCGCAGATGGGCCTTGCCCGGCAGGCATGCGAGCAGGCCCTGCGTGTACGGATGCTCGGGCGCGGCGAACAGCGGCCGCACCGGCGCGCGCTCGACCACGCGCCCCGCGTACATCACCACCACGTCGTCGGCATGGTGCGCAACCACGCCGAGGTTGTGCGTGATGAAGAGGATGCTCATGCCGGTCTCGGCCTGCAGCCGGCGCATCAGCTGAAGGATCTGCGCCTGGATCGTGACATCGAGCGCGGTGGTCGGCTCGTCGGCGATCAGCAGTGTCGGATCGCAGGCCATCGCCAGCGCGATCATCACGCGCTGCCGCATGCCACCCGAGAGCTGATGCGGGTACTCGTGCAGGCGCCGCGCCGCGGCCGGGATCTCGACCAGTTCGAGCATGCGCAGCGCATGCGCGAGCGCCGCCTTGCGGTCCAGGCCCTTGTGCAGGCGCACGCTCTCGGCGATCTGCTCGCCGATGGTGAACACCGGGTTGAGGCTGGTCATCGGCTCCTGGAAGATCATCGCGAGCTCGTTGCCGCGCAGGCGCCGCATGTCGCGGTCGCCGAGCGTCAGCAGGTCGACCGTGCGGCCGTCACGCGTCGCGAAAGCGGTCTCGCCGGTGACCTGCGCGTTGGCGGTCTTGGGCAACAGGCGCATCAGCGTCAGGCTGGTGACCGACTTGCCCGAACCCGATTCGCCGACCAGCGCGGTGGTCTTGCCCGGCAGGATCGAGAAGCTGACCTCGGCCACCGAGCGCACGAGGCCTCCTTCGGTCGGGAACGAGGTGCCGAGGTTGCGAACCGCGAGGCGTGAAAGGGTGTTCGTCATCACGCGGCTTTCTTGAGTTTGGGGTCGAGCAAGTCGCGCACGCCATCGCCGAGCAGCTGCAACGACAGCGCGGTCAGGATGATCGCCACCCCCGGGAACAGCACGACCCAAAAGGCCCGGTCCGCATACTGCTGGCTGCCCGCGACCATGGTGCCCCAGGTCGGAATCTCGGGCGGCACGCCGACGCCGAGGAAGGACAGCCCCGCCTCCGCCAGGATCGCATACGCAAAGATGAAGGACACCTGCACCAGGATCGGCGACATCAGGTTCGGCAGGATGTGGCGCCACAGGATGCGCGAGGTGCGCACGCCGAGCGCACGCACCGCCTCTACGAACAGCAGCTCGCGCACCACCAGCGTCGAGGCGCGCACCACGCGCGCCACGCGCGGCGTGTAGACCAGCACCAGCGCCAGCACCACGTTGCCCAGCGAGGCGCCGAGGATCGCCACCAGCGCGATCGCCAGCAGGATGTCGGGGAAGGACATCATGGCGTCGACCACGCGCATCAGCGGCGCATCGAGCCGACGGAAGAAGCCCGCAATGAGCCCGAGCGCGGTGCCGGCGATCACCGAACCCAGCGCCGTCAGCGCCGCGATCGCCAGCGAGTAGCGCGCGCCATGGATGATGCGCGCATACATGTCGCGGCCCAGTTCGTCGGTGCCCAGCAGATGTTCGGCACTGGGCGGCTTGAGACGTTCGAGCACGGCCGTGTCGTTGGGGTCCGCCGAGGCGAACCACGGCGCGCCGATCGCCAGCACCGCAATGATCAGCAGCACCACGGCCGACACCATGACGATGCGGCGTTGCATCAGCTGGCGCAGCATTCTCGGAAGCTTCATCGTTGCGCCCTCAGACCTTGACCCGCGGATCGACCGCGACGTACAGCAGGTCGATCGAAAAATTGATCAGCACATAGACGCCGCGATCACCAGCAGCGCGCCCTGGATCACCGGGTAGTCGCGCCGCAGCACCGCGTTCACCACCAGGCTGCCGACGCCGGGCAGGCCGAACACCGTCTCGGTCACGACGGCGCCGCCGATCATCAGCGCGGCCGTCAGGCCCAGCACCGTGACGATCGGCACCAGCGCGTTGCGCAGCGCGTGCTTCAGCACCACCGTGGTTTCGGCCAGGCCCTTGGAGCGCGCCGTGCGCACATAGTCCTCGCCCAGCACGTCGAGCATCGAGGCGCGCGTGAAGCGGATGATCAGCGCCGAGTTGAGCAGCCCGAGCACGGTGGCCGGCAGGATCAGCGCATGCAGGCGTTCGGCCAGCGGCGCATCGGGCGCGCCGTAGCCCGAGACCGGAAACCAGCCGAGCGACACCGCGAACATCTGGATCAGCACGATGCCGAGCCAGAAGCTCGGAATGCTCGCGCCCAGCATCGCGATGCCGGTGAAGAGCTGGTCGACCACGCGGCCACGGAACACCGCCGAGACGATGCCGCAGGGCAGCCCGATCAGCGCCGCGATCGCGACCGCCATCAGCGACAGCAGCGTGGTCGGCTCGGCGCGTTCTGCCAGCGCCTGCGTGACCGGCCGCTGCAGAAAGATCGACTGGCCCAGATTGCCCTGCAGCACCTCGCGCAGCCAGTAGCCGAACTGCACCGGCAGCGGCTTGTCGAGGCCGTATTCCTTCTGCACGCGCGCGATGTCGGCGGCCGTCGCCTGATCGCCGAGCAGCACCGAGATCGGATCGCCCGACGCGGCGCGCGTGAGGATGAAGACCAGCACCGCGACGATGGCGAGCACGACCAGCATGCCGGCCGCGCGGGACGCGAGATAGCGCAGCATGGCCGGGCTTACTTGATGCGTGCGTTCCAGAAGAAGGGCCAGGTGGCCGGCTGGTAGTTGTCGAGTGCCGGGCTCTTCGCCGACAGCCCATTGAACTTGCCCACGTTCACATACGGCACTTCGTCATACACGGCCTGCTGCACCTTGCCCCACAGCGCCCCGCGCTTGGCCGGGTCGCTTTCGAGGTTGAAGGCCTGCAGCGCGGCCTTCTTGGCCGGCGTGTTCCACCAGCCCGGCGCATCGTCGCCCAGTTGCGGCGGCGACAGCATCGGCTCCGGGAACTGGCCCGAATGCGTGACGTAGATGTCCCACAGCTTCGGATCGTTGCGGCGCTGTACCAGCGTGGCCCAGTCGACCACGTCCAGTTGGACCTTGAAGCCGGCGCGCTTGAGCTGCTCGGCCATCAGGAGCGCCATGTTGTAGTGGAAGTCGTACTGGCGGCTGGTCAGCACGCGGATCGGTTCGCCCTTGTAGCCGGCCTTGGCCGCCATCTCCTTGGCCTTGGGCGCGTTGCGCTGGTTGTAGAGCTCGGTACCGGCGGTCGAATAGAAAGGCGAGCCCTTCGGGAAGTGGTTGCCCTCGGCGACGAAGAAGCGGTTGTCGCCAAAGCCGGCGGCCAGCATCTCGCCCTCGCCCAATGCGGTCTGGATCGCCTGCCGGATCGGCTGGCTCGCGGCCACGCCTTCCTTGGTGTTGAACACGAGGTAGGGAAAGCCGAAGGCCGGCGTCATGATCGGCACCGTCTTGCCGCCGGATTTCTCGAGCCGCGGCAGCGCTTCCACCGGCAGCAGGTCGGCATAGTCGTACTGGCCGGCCAGCGCGCCCTCGACACGCGTGCTCGCATTGGGCACCGGCACGAAGCGCAGCTCTTCGATGGCCGCCTCGCGCTTGCCGCCGTAGCCGCTGGCGGGCTCCTTGCGCGCGCTGTACTTGTCGAAGCGCGTGAGCAGCACGTACTGGTCGGGCTTGCGTTCCTTGAACTTGTAGGGGCCGGTGCCGACGAAGTTCGTCAGCGGCTGCGCGATCGACTCCTTGGCCATGATCGCCGCCATGCCGCTCGGCAGTGCGAGCTGCGCGAGCAGCGGTGCATAGGGCTCCTTCAGCACCAGTTCGACATTGAGCGGCCCCTTGGCCTTGAGGCTGTCGATCTCCTTGCCGACGGCCTTGCCGCGCGGCGACTGCTCGATCCAGCGCTGCAGGCTCGCGACCACGTCGTCGGCGTTGAGTTCGCGGCCGTTGTGCAGCATCACGCCCTTGCGCAGGGTGATCGCGTAGGTCTTGCCGTCGGCCGAGATCTTCGGCATCGACTCTGCGAGCATCGGCACCACGTTCCACTTGCCGTCGAAGGTGTAGAGCGTCTCGTAGACGTGCTGCATGATCGTGCCGACGAGGTCGGCGGTGGACGCCATCGGGTCCAGCGTCTGCGGCTCGGCGACCATCGCGAGCGTCGCGTAGTTGCGCGGCGCCTGGGCCTGCGCGGGCGCCACCGCGCACAGCAATGCGAGCAGGCCGGCGCCGAGCAGGCTGCGCTTCGAGAGGGAGGCGCAGAGGCCCGGAAGAAAAGCGTCGTGAGGCATGGGGAGCTCCTGTCGTTGATCGCCGAGTTTGAAAATTAATTTCTTCGACGGCGACTTTGAGGCAGAGACTTCGCCAAATCACCAGTAGAAACCCTAGAGATTCTGGTTTTTACTGAAATATACTTTCATATCCATCGCCCACATCCACGGAGATCTTTCCATGCCTCTCGAGTACCTCGGCACCTCGCCCACCGCCTCGGACCGCCAGGTCCGTCCCTTCTCGCCGGCCGTGCGCGCGGGCGATTTCATCTATGTGTCGGGCCAGGTGCCGGCCGGCGCGGACGGCGAGATCGTCACCGGCGGCATCGAGGCGCAGACGCGCCAGGTGATGGAGAACCTGAAGTCGGTGCTCGCGCTGGCCGGCGCGGGTTTCGACGATGTCTGCAAGACCACCGTGTGGCTGCAGGACGCGCGCGACTTCGGTGCCTTCAACCGCGTCTACATGGGCTACTTCGGCAACGGCCGCCCGGCCCGCTCGACCACCGAGGCGCGGCTGATGGTCGATGCCAAGGTCGAGATCGACGTGGTGGCCTACAAGCCGACGTGAGGCAGCGCGCGCCGGCCGCTCAGCCCGCGGCCGGCAGCAGCGCCCGATCGAGAAATCCGATCGACGGCGCCAGCGCAAGCGCCCTCGCCGCTGCCTGCGCCTCGCCGGCATCGAGCGGCACGAGCAGTTCGACCTGATCGGCGATCCGGGTCGCGATCGGCAGCCCGCCACGGTACAGCACGCGCGCGCCCGGCACCCGCGCCACCCGGGTGCCGGGCAGCACGCTGCCCAGCAGGTTGGCAGGGTCGGCCGCAGCCAGGCAGACCAGCGCATCGTCGGCCGGCCGGCGCCGCACCTGACGCATCAGGCCGATCGCCTCGGGCAATGCGAACTGTTCGCCCGACAGGCCGGCGATGAAGCGGCCGCCGCGGATCTCGCCGCGCGCCTCGAGGCGGCGGCAGGTCCGCACGAGATCGCGCCATGGCGGCAGCCAAGCGGCCTCGCGCTCGATCAGGTGCCAGCACAGCACGCCATAGCGGCGCAGCAGCACGCGCGCTACCTGCTCGACGGCCTCGGGCGCGACACGGTGCGCCGCCTCGGCCGCGTCGCCGGCAGCGTGCGCGGGCCGCGTCAGCAGCCAGCGGCCCGCATCCTCGATGCCGAACAGCGCGACGCGGCGCCGGCGCTGCGCATGCGCCGACGGGCGCTTCGACGCCGGCACCAGCAGCGCGCGCAGGCCCGCGTAGCTGTCGCAGCGCACGCGGCCGCGCGCGACGAGTTCGCTCAGCGCATCCTCGACCTCGGCGCGCAACAGGTGCGCGCCATCGACGATCTCGTCGAAGAAGGACGCGCCGTGCTCGCCCAGATAGGCGGCGACGCGACGGGCGCGCGAGCCCAATGCCGCATCGTCGACGGCCGGCGGCGCGAGCTGATTCCACAGCGGCGCCGCCTTGCGCGGCAGCACGAGCACCGGCGTCGAACGCAGCGACACGGCGCCACCGCCCGAACGCGCCTCGCCGGGCGAAGGCCGCAGCCGCGTCCAGAA from Variovorax sp. PBL-E5 includes the following:
- a CDS encoding amino acid deaminase → MTMEHDNLIDPVFDTGFKGYPRTQAPRRRSEIGAAGWNVLAGDLPLPLALLKREALEHNLAWMQARVRQWGIDIAPHGKTTMSPQLFRRQLDTGAWGLTFATVTQLAVGVAAGARRTLIANQVVSDEDLAGIQLLLRAHEGLRIVFLVDSPAQLALIEGWAARHADSRPFEVMLEIGVAGARTGCRTHEEAIALATAVHASAAVRLAGIECYEGQGATGESRPDTDYTNTLMDRVEAVARHCEAHGLFEGSEVLVSAGGSALYDLVAARLKPALGLPVRGLLRSGCYVTHDHGTYQRLQVSIDARLGCAAGESLRPAMEVWATVQSCPEPFLAIVAMGKRDVSFDLSMPVPIARAARGARAASVVPASWEITALNDQHGYLRWDAADDALAPVVGERVGFGISHPCTTFDKWHWMPIVEDDYRVSDAVSMHF
- a CDS encoding ABC transporter ATP-binding protein, which codes for MQTVPLIEVRGLKKYFGSGERPVRAVDDVSFAIRAGETLGLVGESGSGKSTIGRTLLRLVERTEGEVLYRGDDIGRLSGGQMRKLRSKLQIIFQDPYASLNPKMRISAILGEALSTHGLAKGRGARERRIAELLETVGLRAEHASRFPHEFSGGQRQRIGVARALAVEPEFIVADEPLSALDVSIQSQVINLLADLRERLSLTMLFISHDLDVVEYLCDRVVVLYLGKVMEVASTAELFERPLHPYTQALLAASPKPDPLLPNDHVALKGDIPSPMAPPSGCVFRTRCPHAIEACAQTVPPLDELAPGHFSACIRKDLIQIAST
- a CDS encoding ABC transporter substrate-binding protein; translated protein: MPHDAFLPGLCASLSKRSLLGAGLLALLCAVAPAQAQAPRNYATLAMVAEPQTLDPMASTADLVGTIMQHVYETLYTFDGKWNVVPMLAESMPKISADGKTYAITLRKGVMLHNGRELNADDVVASLQRWIEQSPRGKAVGKEIDSLKAKGPLNVELVLKEPYAPLLAQLALPSGMAAIMAKESIAQPLTNFVGTGPYKFKERKPDQYVLLTRFDKYSARKEPASGYGGKREAAIEELRFVPVPNASTRVEGALAGQYDYADLLPVEALPRLEKSGGKTVPIMTPAFGFPYLVFNTKEGVAASQPIRQAIQTALGEGEMLAAGFGDNRFFVAEGNHFPKGSPFYSTAGTELYNQRNAPKAKEMAAKAGYKGEPIRVLTSRQYDFHYNMALLMAEQLKRAGFKVQLDVVDWATLVQRRNDPKLWDIYVTHSGQFPEPMLSPPQLGDDAPGWWNTPAKKAALQAFNLESDPAKRGALWGKVQQAVYDEVPYVNVGKFNGLSAKSPALDNYQPATWPFFWNARIK
- a CDS encoding ABC transporter permease, translating into MKLPRMLRQLMQRRIVMVSAVVLLIIAVLAIGAPWFASADPNDTAVLERLKPPSAEHLLGTDELGRDMYARIIHGARYSLAIAALTALGSVIAGTALGLIAGFFRRLDAPLMRVVDAMMSFPDILLAIALVAILGASLGNVVLALVLVYTPRVARVVRASTLVVRELLFVEAVRALGVRTSRILWRHILPNLMSPILVQVSFIFAYAILAEAGLSFLGVGVPPEIPTWGTMVAGSQQYADRAFWVVLFPGVAIILTALSLQLLGDGVRDLLDPKLKKAA
- a CDS encoding RidA family protein, giving the protein MPLEYLGTSPTASDRQVRPFSPAVRAGDFIYVSGQVPAGADGEIVTGGIEAQTRQVMENLKSVLALAGAGFDDVCKTTVWLQDARDFGAFNRVYMGYFGNGRPARSTTEARLMVDAKVEIDVVAYKPT
- a CDS encoding ABC transporter ATP-binding protein, with product MTNTLSRLAVRNLGTSFPTEGGLVRSVAEVSFSILPGKTTALVGESGSGKSVTSLTLMRLLPKTANAQVTGETAFATRDGRTVDLLTLGDRDMRRLRGNELAMIFQEPMTSLNPVFTIGEQIAESVRLHKGLDRKAALAHALRMLELVEIPAAARRLHEYPHQLSGGMRQRVMIALAMACDPTLLIADEPTTALDVTIQAQILQLMRRLQAETGMSILFITHNLGVVAHHADDVVVMYAGRVVERAPVRPLFAAPEHPYTQGLLACLPGKAHLRGQPRPKRLFAIRGQVSSPLAPPPGCAFEPRCDQAIPACREAIPPLIDTQADRQARCIRVPAAATLARAA